The following is a genomic window from Antechinus flavipes isolate AdamAnt ecotype Samford, QLD, Australia chromosome 3, AdamAnt_v2, whole genome shotgun sequence.
CTCACATTCATATAGAGCTTAGTATGGGCCGGGCACTGTGATagatgttttacaattattatctcatttgagatatGTAGGTAAGAGATTAGTCTGTTAGtcactcaataaacattaatGAATACCTACTAGGTGCCAAACGTGTTTACTGCTTTCCAGGCATTTCTTTTGAGATGAGATTGAACTCTCAGACAGTCAATCAACATTACTAAAACACTTATTACGTTCCAGACGCTGCTCGGTGCCTTACAGTTGTTATCTCGTTGGAATTGAGACTGGACTgttagacacttaataaacatgtatgaaacacctactatgtgccagacactgtgcttagTGTTTTACAAGTTTTCTCCTTTGTGATGAGACTGAACTGTCAGTCACTCAATCAACATTAATAAAGCACTCATTATAAGCCAGGCAcggtgctaagtgctttacagttattatctcattgaaGATAAGACTGGATTGTCAgtcacttaataaacacttgtgaAGCACCTACTACGTGCTAACCACGACAGGCTACCTAGTTCTTGGAGGGGTCTCGTCCGTGTCCCCACCCTTTTACCCCCGGTTTTTCAGCCCCAGTTTCCCCGAGCAGCAGGGGGCGGGAGGTGGCTGTCAGTTGGTGCACCTACGCCCCAAGGCTGGACCACTCCCCTCCTCGGTGCCTCCTTCTAGGTCAAAgctgaaataaacaaacaaggcAGGCCGGGGCCGGGCATGCTCAGTTGGACCGGGGCAGGTTTGGGTCGGTGAAGTCGGAGGCTTTAttttgtgtgtgcgtgtatgtgtgtgttcgcGCGCGCGTGAGTGTGAGGGTGCACTCCCGGGCCCAGCCGCCGCTCCGGGGCGCTGCCTGAGCGCAGCGCggggctgggggaggaggagggcggGCGCGGGTCGGATCGGAATGTAGCAACCTCGGCTGGAGCCtctcggcggcggcggcggcggtggcggtgGCAGCTCCCTCCGTCACGTGTCGCGGTCCTGGGAGGGAGACGCGGCGGCGGCACAGGCAGGGGGGCCCCGGCGCAGGCAGGCCCCGACGCTTGTTTGGGTTCTGCAACTctccgaggaggaggaggaaggaggaaggaggagggaggagggaggagggactgCCCCGGCTCCTCCCTCCCAGGGAGAAAGCGACTCTGCCTGGGACTCCTCTCcccaacctccccccccccccccatccgcCCTAGCTCCCCGCCAGCCCTCGGGGGCCGCCCCGGCGGCAGATTGAACCCCTACCTCCCGCCCGACCCGGCTGCATTTCGCGTGGAAATGGCTCTTTCTCCTCGAGTGGATGGGGCTAGCCTCGGGATCCGTGGCAGGCGGCGGCAGCAGCACGAGCGGCGGCGGCAACAGCCCCGCGGCCGGCTCTGAGATCCGATCCCGGTATTTCTGggcagaggaggaggagtggggggTGGGGCCGCTAGTGCTAAGGCTCAGGCTGCTGCTGGTGGCGGCGGTGGGAGGGTGAgggtgggaggagagggaggagaagaaggaagaggagggggaaagggaggaggaggagggagagcccTGTGCAACGTTGGGACTTGGCAACACGCCTCCCTCGGCCCAAGGATATTTAATTTGCCTCGGGAATCGCGGCTTCCAGTGGAGGACTCAGAAATcggaggagtgtgtgtgtgtgcgtgtgtgtgtgcgtgtgtgtgcaggagagggagagacagaggagaaaggggaaaagcagggacccccccttcccctttccagcCCCCCAGCTCCTCCTCCCTGTGCAGGAATCCAGCCCATGCAATGAAAGATGCATCTTTGCTTCTTCCCAGCGGTGGCTGAGAGGAGACTTTGCTCTCTATGGATTGGGACTGGCCTCGTCCTGGACTGATTTTCACCCCCAAGGGCATGAAACACCCATAAACTCTCTCGCTGGGGATCCTGACTTCTCGAGCAGCTGCTTTTCTTCTGAGCGCCGGCGGGGGAGAAGAATCACGAGAGATCTGGATCAAGGACAAGGGGgaggttgtatttttttttaagccgtttccccccctctctcctcGGGCTGACTTGTTTGCATGTGCTGTGTTTGGGGGAGGTGCCCGCTCTCCCACCCACCCGCTTGTATTTTCCTGGCTCGGCGGCCGGGGCTACGGCAGCAGCGGCAGCATGGCGAGCCCACCGGAGGGGGACGGCTGCTTCTCCGACGTGCGGAAGGTGGGCTACCTCCGCAAACCCAAGAGCATGCACAAACGCTTTTTCGTGCTGCGGGCGGCCAGTGAGGCCGGGGGGCCGGCCCGCCTGGAGTACTATGAGAACGAGAAGAAGTGGAGGCACAAATCCGGTGCCCCCAAGCGCTCTATCCCGCTGGAGAGCTGTTTCAACATCAACAAGCGAGCTGACTCCAAAAACAAACACCTGGTAGCCCTCTATACCCGGGACGAGCATTTCGCCATTGCCGCGGACAGCGAGTCGGAGCAGGAGAGCTGGTACCAGGCGCTCCTGCAGCTCCATAACCGGGCCAAGGGACATCACTTGCACCATTCCCACCACGAGGCTGCAGCTTTTGgagtgggagggggaggaggcggAGGGGGGAGCTGCAGTGGCAGCTCTGGCCTGGGAGAAGCCGGGGAGGACAGTAGCTATGGGGAAATGGCCCCAGGACCAGCATTCAAGGAGGTTTGGCAAGTGATCCTGAAGCCTAAGGGCTTGGGGCAGACAAAGAACCTGATTGGCATCTATCGGCTCTGCCTGACCAGTAAGACCATCAGCTTTGTGAAGCTGAACTCGGAGGCGGCCGCAGTGGTcctccaactgatgaacattcGCAGGTGTGGTCACTCGGaaaacttcttttttattgagGTGGGGCGCTCTGCGGTGACTGGACCTGGGGAGTTCTGGATGCAAGTGGATGATTCTGTGGTTGCCCAGAATATGCACGAGACCATCCTGGAAGCTATGCGGGCCATGAGTGAGGAATTCCGGCCTCGGAGCAAGAGCCAGTCGTCCTCCAACTGCTCCAACCCCATCAGCGTACCTCTGCGCAGGCATCACCTCAATAATCCACCCCCCAGCCAGGTGGGGCTCACCCGCAGATCCCGGACTGAGAGCGTCACAGCCACATCACCCGCTAGTGTCGTGGGTGGGAAGCCCTGCTCTTTCCGGGTCCGGGCGTCCAGTGATGGAGAAGGCACCATGTCCCGACCGGCCTCGGTGGATGGGAGTCCCGTAAGCCCCAGTACCAACCGGACTCATTCACACCGGCATCGGGGCAGCTCCCGCTTGCACCCGCCCCTCAACCACAGCCGCTCCATCCCGATGCCTTCCTCCCGATGTTCCCCGTCGGCCACGAGTCCCGTCAGCTTATCGTCCAGCAGCACCAGTGGCCACGGGTCAACCTCCGACTGTCTCTTCCCGAGGAGATCCAGTGCTTCCGTGTCGGGCTCACCCAGTGATGGGGGCTTCATCTCTTCCGATGAATACGGCTCTAGCCCGTGTGACTTCCGAAGTTCCTTCCGTAGCGTCACTCCAGATTCCCTGGGTCACACCCCGCCGGCCAGGGGCGAAGAAGATCTGAGCAACTATATCTGCATGGGAGGCAAAAACACGCCTAACTTGACCGCCCCCAATGGCCATTATAACCTATCCAGAAGTGGCATTGGGCACCGCTATACCCCGGGAGCTGGCCCGAGTCCTGCCACTGTGGGAGATGAGGTAGCAACCGCTGCAGAGCTGGAGAAGAGTTTCCGCAAGAGAACACACTCAGCAGGTACTTCTCCTACTATTTCTCACCAGAAGACACCTTCTCAGTCCTCCGTAGCATCCATTGAAGAGTACACAGAGATGATGCCTTCCTACCCGCCCTGTTCAGCAGCTGGCAGCGGGAACCGGGGCCAAGCCTACCGCCACTCAGCCTTTGTGCCCACCCACTCCTATCCTGAGGAGTGTCTGGAGATCCATCCCTTGGAGGATCGGGGCGGCCACCACCATCACCGGGTGGATACTCCGGTGCTACATACAGACGATGGCTACATGCCCATGTCTCCTGGGGTGGCTCCAGTGCCCAGTGGTCGAAAGAGCGGTGGAGATTACATGCCCATGAGCCCCAAGAGCGTTTCTGCTCCCCAGCAGATCATTAACCCCAGCCGGCGCCATTCTCAGAGGGTAGACCCCAACGGCTACATGATGATGTCTCCCAGTGGCAGCTGTTCCCCAGACAGTGCAGGTGGCTCTGGCAGCAGCAACACGGCCACTTCCGGGAACAGCTACGGCAAGTTATGGACAAACGGGGTGGGTGGCCACCATCACCACCACGTTCACCCAAAGTTCTCTGTGGAGAGCAATGACAGCAAGCTACCTTGCAGCAGCGATTACATCAACATGTCCCCTGCTGGGGACTCTGTGACCAGCAGCCCCTCAGACGGCTACTATGGCCCTGATGATCCACAAAACAAGGCCATCTACTCTTACTACTCATTGCCAAGATCCTTCAAACAtactcagcagcagcagcagcagcagcagcagcagcagcagcagcaacagcagcagcaacagcagcagcagcagcaacagcagcagcagcagcagcgccGGGGGGAGCCTGAAGATGGTGGTCGACTCCCTCACCTGCGCCTCTCGGTCAGCTCTGGCCGCCTCCTGTACGCCACTGCAGCCGAGGACTCTTCCTCTTCTGCCAGCAGTGACAGCCTGGGAGGAGGTGGAGGCGCCCAGGAGGGGGCCCATGGCCATCTCCATCATCAGGCCCTTCCGCAGCACCTGCCCCGGAAAGCAGACATGGTTGCCCAGACCAAGAACCGCCTAACCCGGCCCACCAGGCTGTCTCTGGATGGCCCCAAGGCCAGCACCTTGCCTAGAGCCAGGGAGCAGCCCCAGCAGCCTCTTCTGCCCCCAGAGCCCAAAAGCCCGGGAGAATATGTGAACATTGAGTTTGTGGGGGACCAGCCAGGCTACTCCCACGGATCGGCCATCTCCCTCTGCTCGCCCACAGTCAGGTGCCCAGTCCAGCGACAGCCGGCCCCCAGAGAAGATGAGGCTGGCTCAGAGGAATACATGAACATGGACTTGAGGCCTCCTCGGAGGCCTGCCTGTCAGGAAAGCTTTGTGGCAAAGGCTGGCAGAGCATGCCCCCTGCCCACCGGGGCAGGTGGGGTGTGCAGGCCCAGCCGCGTGATGCCAAACAGCCAGGATTACGTGACCATGCAGGTGGGTGGGCCCTGTCCTGGCTGTGCAGATGCCTCCCTCAGCTATGTGGTCATGCAGGCAAGCAAGGCTTCGGAGGAGTCCGGTGTCCCAGCTGCTGCGGCTCctgccccttcccttccttttaccGCAGcgcccccctctctcccccagcACCAAGGACAGGCAGAGCTGGCTAGCCGCCCATCCCTGTTAGGAGGTCCGAAGGGACCCGGAGGAATTAGCGCCTTTACCCGAGTGAACCTCAGTCCCAGTCGCAACCAGAGTGCCAAAGTGATCCGGGCTGACCCCCAAGGGTGCCGGAGGCGGCACAGCTCGGAGACCTTTTCCTCCACCCCTAGTGCTTCCCGGGGCAGTAGCGTCACAGTGCCCTTTGGGGCTGCTGCCGCAGGTGGCTCTGGGGCCACTGGCAGCAGCGAAGATGTTAAACGCCACAGTTCTGCCTCCTTTGAAAATGTCTGGCTAAAGCCTGGGGATGTCGGGGGCCCACCCAGCAGGAAGGAGACATCCCAGATGAGCGGGGCTGCAGCGGGTTTAGAAAATGGACTCAACTACATTGACCTGGATTTGGTCAAGGATTTTAATCACCGGCCCCAGGAGTGTCCCCCTCTGCTGCAGCCTCCTCATCAGCCCTGTGGCAGCGGCGGAGCCAGTGGGAACGGCTGCTCCAATGAGGACCTAAGCGCCTATGCGAGCATTAGCTTTCAGAAGCAGCCCGAGGACCTTCCATAGCTCCTCCTGAAAAATCACAGCAGGTGAGTTTCCCAGTGATTTAGGCCAGCTGCAGAAGCTTGTTCCGGATTGctgcctccttttccctctttttctctccctccctctttcttttcctctctccctctctccctccctccctcatgtCTTCCTCCCCTACCTTGCCAGGCCTGCAAGGATCCGAGGGACACACACATTCAGTATTCACCCAGTGATCTAGGGGCAAAGCTTGGCACCTTGTGCCATCCAAACagcattggaaaaacaacttgtCATTGTTTATAGGAGGATAGGTAAGGGAAACGTATATAAGTATTACTGGCCACTGTGTCAGGTATCTGGGTCTGTAGATCCCCATAGTGCAAATATATAgcatgtgtgtgaatatgtgtgtaatatgtatgtatacacatggaTGTTGGCACACAACATTTCTAGGGCTCGTATAAGAGAAAGAAGCCTAGTCTGTTCTTGTTACTAAATTGCAACAgtatttaagaagaaaaacaaaacaaaaaaatcaacagaCTGGCCCCCTGgattgggatggggagggggaggagggtggAAATCTTGCTACAAAATAATCtttacttgaatttttaaagCAGTGGCTAACCACCCCATCTGAGGCTGGTTTAACTTAAAATCAAGGTCTCCTTGTCCAACTTGGGACTTTGGATCTGTTATTTCAGAATGCTAAAACATCCTAAAACACACATAGGAAGCCATATTCAAAATGCCTTTAAAAGCTTTTATCACtaatctagttaaaaaaaatattgagaatgaAGTCAAAATGGGTAAAGAAATAAGATCTCTCTTTGTTCCTGAATCAATATTCCAACAATATTATTCACACGTAGACACATCATCTCTAAGGCATGACTGTTTTTCAGACAGGATATGCAGTAATCCTCTGCATGCAACTGGGACCCATTATTAGTGAAGAGTTATGGAGGTTCATTACAGTGTGTCTGTATTACAGTAGTCTGCTTTTGGAAATGTCTGCACTGAGACTGAAATATCTGTTGGGGGCTACTGTCCggtttatttaaaattatttaagctGTTTCTGTTTGTGGAAAGAAGAAGTAAGTCAGGAAACATGggggatctttaaaaaaaaattttttttttacacatagaGCACAAATGAACTATATTAAATGTCATCTTCTGTAGATTTCATTTGCTGTTGATCTCTAAGCTTGAGAATAGACATTTCAATAGTAAATGTTGAAAGTTGACTTTGGAAAAACTATGGCTAAGGTGTGTTGAGGATGAACATAGCTGCTGTTTGCCCACACTTTCCTTGCATTGAACATATTGCCTGACTGGTGATCATAGCCATGGATTGAGCTGTGGAGTACTTTTGCACATAACGTCATGAGTTGTCTACTAGGAAGTTTCTACCATTTGGAAACAATTTATTCTAGTGAACTTGTTATCTTGTGActctttcttatttctgtatcaaagagagtttttttttaagtgtttcttAAGTGTATGTGTTCATtcataaaatattgattttttactGACCTTTCAGGAAGCCAGTTAATTTCTATAGGGACAATTTCCTTGATTCTAGTAACTTTGACCCACATCAATCATTGTTTTGTCTTAGGTGTATGAAAACACAGTGACAGAGGGCAATGACATCAAATCAAGAGTTTAGATTCTAGGATGTATCAGCAGAATGATGCTTACTTGTTTATCTTCAGTGTGTTTGTTTGACCCAGATGGGCTATGGTGTGTTGGGTGTAAATATTTGGAATTAAATTTATCAATGAAGAGCTGTCTTGTTTCTTTGAAATTAGATTCCTTGGAGTATGAATCATTGGTAGAGTagtcagaagtaaaaaaaaaaaaaatgttgtttcatCATATTTATTCATAGCTGCTCTATAATTGAGCCAAAAAAAGTGAGCAAGAAAAGTAGATCTTTAGTAATATTCTTCCCAAAGAGAAATGTATTCACCTTAGGTGGGAAGGATTATCCCAAGTatattcattcataaaatatgctttttttatCTTAAGCTTCCAGTTCTAGGCAAGTGTGTTAATTTCAATTGTGACCCTTTCTTTGCTTCCCAATAGAAGAGATATTCTTCTTAAAATTGGTATTTGTGACCTttcaggaaaaataatattctgggATAATCAAATTCTAATAATCACAAAATAAGGAGTTGTGGGGGGGGCAATTCCTTAATATTTGTTAGTCAGATGGAAATGTGGGGCAGGTATCTCTGTGTGAATTGGGTATTGTAGGAGCTGATTTGGGTTATCAAAACAAAATTGGGATATATTGTTCAGTAATACCCACCACTTTAGGCCTGTTTTCAATTGTTCAGTTAAGAGATATTTTGCTCATCTTGATAGAGATATGAATCATATCATTCAGTAGCCAGATTGAAGCTCCTAGAGCTAAGTAAGTTTTGCATTTGTGAAAAAACCTTGTAACTTCCTGGGcttatatttttccttccattcagGTGGGCTTGGATCTTTAGGTAGAAGAAAGGGAGATATGGAGCTATGAGAAGCTTAAAGTGCTAGTTAAgtgtttccttctgtttttttccctcctttcattctGCACCTTTTGGATTCCTGTTTCCTTGTCTGTTTATCCATGCTAGGTTTGCCCTTTCTAGACCCCTAGTTTCTTCTATTCAGTTCAGCAAATAAGATTAAGTCCTTGCActaggggggagggaggagtgcgaaaacaaaaaaggaaaaatgtttccTGTCCTTGGAGAGTTTATAATCAACCTAGTAGAGGGCTAGAGATCACTCAGATTAATACAAATTAGAATATGAGGTATGTTTCAGACTGGTCTGGGAGGACTAGAGATTAGAGGGGGAGGATCACTACTAGtttagggaagggggagggtTTATACCCTAGTCTCCCGAAGTTGATTAATATTGACCCTCACCTCATCCTCCACATCCTCCACCCCCTCACTCCACCCTCCAGATTTCCTTGGCGGGGTTTGTCAGAGTTGATCACCTTCTGCAGGAGGAGGAGTTGAGATCTGGGCTAGGGCGGGGAAAGACAGATGGGCGTGGATTGGAgtggaggaaaacagaaaatctgGGGAGCCGAGAAATCTGGGTTTGAGGAGTAGACCTGGGGATTCCCCCTTAGCCTTTGCGTTTAGTTGCCTGTGGCTAGGTGGTTGGAGTTGAATTTAGgctattttattttggaaaaagcCTGTAGTGGGAATCCCAGTGCCCATCCCGACCCTCAGTCCCCATTCCCATTCCACCCTCCACCTCCATTTTCGGGAAAGCCACGTGGATTCTTGTTTTGTCCTCTACAGCtcctttttgtcctttgttttggCTAAGggctctacctttttttttttttctttatgattttaagGTGCCGTTCTGCATCCTCGCGACTTTTCCTGGGtgatctttcccttcttccacaCCCCAACTTCTtactttgcttcctttcttttggtCCCCTGTTTTCCTGTTCACCCTTGTCCCCAGGacaccttccctccccctccctttttagcgCACCCTGCCGGGTCTTGTATCTATCTATCTTGGCATTTCTGCCTGGGCACCCAGCTGCCTATTTGGATGTGATGGGTGTGGCAGGGACCTCCGGGGTCTGGAGGAGCGGGGAGGTGGGGGTAACATCGGAGCCCAGAGCCCGGCTGCGGCTACGGCTGCGGTTTGGCTCGGCCGGGCACAATGGTCCTGACGCCTGGCAAGGGCCAAGCTAGGAAGGACTGGGGTGGGAGGGGGCGGAGGCGGGGCTGCAGCTGGGGTTCTGCCGCAGCTTTGGCCAGCACGGACTCCTTCTCCAGGCCCCCCATTCCCAGCCCCTAGTGGCCTCAGTGGCCAGGCAGGCGGTGCCAGCCTGCAACCAGTTAGTGTGCTGATTGAAATATTGCACTCGCCCTTAGACCCCCAACCCAAGTTTTTCCACGCCTTGGCTTATTTTTGCATCGACATCAGATTGTGAATTTTGGAAGGAAAATAGATCAGACCATCCTAATAGGCcactcttgtttttaaaaataaagcccaCAGATGATTGTCATCGTCCCCCCCCCTTTTTGGGGGGGGCACTCCCAGCGTGGTTCCCCAGGtgtagtagtcatttaataaatgtttcttatttcaagtaggcccttaataaatgcttgttgttattgttgctaatGATAATGAAccttctggttttgtttgtttgtttgttcttttttttggcaGTCCCATCTTTCCCTCTGGATGATgacttcctccttttcccttgcTTGGAGGTCTCCTAACTCCATGTGCTGGGGAGGTTTCATCCAGTGTTGGGGCTGGGCTGGCAGTTTCCAAGGGAATCTTGTGTTTAAATctttctaatgaaaagagaattaagagaaatGCAGATACAGTAATTCAGGCCTTTTGTGACATTCTTCTCCAATGACTCACCTTTCAGAAAGCCAACATCTAAttccaaaagttaaaaaaaaaattctaaccagTAAATTCTTGAATTTAGAAAACTTAAAGAGTAATAAATAGGAGCACTTAAATTTACTAGATACCCCCAGAAGTAGGAAATGAAgctttatttagtatttttaggtcattataaaatttaaatcagTCTAGCATAATTTTAAGTGAATAATAGAGGACAAAAGAATCCAGTTTTGAAAGTTGGTTACATTTTGTTGCACATCCATCTCAATTACATTTGTAATGTGAAATATAGacataagttatatatgtatataaattatatatccaACATGAAACTTGCCATCTTCATAGATATTCAACtctattttgttctgattttctcctctctaaaaaaaagaaaaaggaaagatgaaaagagagagatggtAGGAAGAAGCACCTTTCCTCTGGATTGACTTGTATGGCCTTTGTTCTCTTACTGGCTTCAACCAGCTCAGCCCAAAGTTCCCTTCCCTCACTGAATCATATGTGCTGAAGGCAGTGCTTTTCCTTAGGTGCTGATTGAAATATCACAAGGGAAAAGTGTATGATTTGGCATGCTATGTAAAAAAATGTCCTAGAGCAACTTCCAGCAGAATGTGAAGTTCTTTGACTTCAATATAACTTTAACAACAGAGTTCAAATCACACGAAAAGTACTGCTCTAACCTCTTTAGACTAATTCTtaaggtttaaaaataaaatcgaTAAGCTgacaattctttaattttttaccCTCCTCTTCTCCCAAACCAGGTTttaagtttacattctacttttggatgATTAATTTGGAACTCCTGTCACTATTATTGtgcaaagaataaataaatgctgtCCATGGTATTGACTTTAAAAGCCCGGACTTAGAATGATCCAGGTcgttttttcctctttatagaTCACCCCTCTTGGGCAATTCCTAAAATAAGATCTCTATCCTCAGGAAGCAACTGCTAGCACTCCTTTATTGAGTCAGATTTAAAGACATTCATGGTTAAAAGGTATTACATGTTCACAGGTTGAGCATCAGGAAACCTTGGTACAGCTAGTTGCAGGTTTTTGAGATACTTTATTGTTCAGTTATAGACCCTGAAGGAAGATCTTCAGCTTGATTCCAGCTTGACCCCAATTGACTAGGGAATATTTGAGTACTTTTCATGTTTGgaaataaattgtccagattCTACCAGGTAAACATTAGGACTGAGGTGACCATCAGTAACCTTGAGGACTAGATTGGACTGCTTGAGAACTCTTCAGGGTGAATTGGATTCTCTTATTCAGACCACCTGAGAAGAAGTCTAGTTTGCCATCATGAGGCTGTTGGTGGCATCTTGAATCCTACCACATAGAATGTGCCTTGGTTCAACCATTTTATGCAGCCATGAATATACCCTAGCATGAATcatactttttcatttaatttttgtattgtCTAAGCAGCCATAAGAATTTAACTAGACATTCTGACAAGAAGAAAACATCTGAAAAGCTCATATAAAAGGTGGAGAAGAGCTTtgcttttgcatttattttgttgttcagagATGTCCAACtttccatgacctcatttggagttttcttggcaaagatactggagtggtttgccattttccttctccagctcatttgacagatgaggaaacggaggtaaacagagttaagggactttgccagggtcatatagctagtaagtgtctgagattttcTGACACTCTATCCAGCACACCATCCAGCTGCCTTCACTGTATCTTTGTACTTTTATGCCTACATGATTTGGGGAATTGAAAGGCAGCCTTAAAGCCCCAAAGAACTGGAATTCAATCCTATCTTTGATACATGCTTGCTATGTAACCCTGGATTAGTACCTTGGTGGTTGTTTTTTGTGCTTGAAGAGGACCCAAGTGTCCTCACTATGTTAGTCTTAATGTGtccaattgtggctgatcagaccgtTGAGCTTGGAAGGCTCTGTGTCACATGTTGGACACAAGTATTCATGTGTCTGTTACAGAAAAGATGATATGTTAGTAGAAGGAATTTTCTAATTCAGAA
Proteins encoded in this region:
- the IRS1 gene encoding insulin receptor substrate 1, which gives rise to MASPPEGDGCFSDVRKVGYLRKPKSMHKRFFVLRAASEAGGPARLEYYENEKKWRHKSGAPKRSIPLESCFNINKRADSKNKHLVALYTRDEHFAIAADSESEQESWYQALLQLHNRAKGHHLHHSHHEAAAFGVGGGGGGGGSCSGSSGLGEAGEDSSYGEMAPGPAFKEVWQVILKPKGLGQTKNLIGIYRLCLTSKTISFVKLNSEAAAVVLQLMNIRRCGHSENFFFIEVGRSAVTGPGEFWMQVDDSVVAQNMHETILEAMRAMSEEFRPRSKSQSSSNCSNPISVPLRRHHLNNPPPSQVGLTRRSRTESVTATSPASVVGGKPCSFRVRASSDGEGTMSRPASVDGSPVSPSTNRTHSHRHRGSSRLHPPLNHSRSIPMPSSRCSPSATSPVSLSSSSTSGHGSTSDCLFPRRSSASVSGSPSDGGFISSDEYGSSPCDFRSSFRSVTPDSLGHTPPARGEEDLSNYICMGGKNTPNLTAPNGHYNLSRSGIGHRYTPGAGPSPATVGDEVATAAELEKSFRKRTHSAGTSPTISHQKTPSQSSVASIEEYTEMMPSYPPCSAAGSGNRGQAYRHSAFVPTHSYPEECLEIHPLEDRGGHHHHRVDTPVLHTDDGYMPMSPGVAPVPSGRKSGGDYMPMSPKSVSAPQQIINPSRRHSQRVDPNGYMMMSPSGSCSPDSAGGSGSSNTATSGNSYGKLWTNGVGGHHHHHVHPKFSVESNDSKLPCSSDYINMSPAGDSVTSSPSDGYYGPDDPQNKAIYSYYSLPRSFKHTQQQQQQQQQQQQQQQQQQQQQQQQQQQQQQRRGEPEDGGRLPHLRLSVSSGRLLYATAAEDSSSSASSDSLGGGGGAQEGAHGHLHHQALPQHLPRKADMVAQTKNRLTRPTRLSLDGPKASTLPRAREQPQQPLLPPEPKSPGEYVNIEFVGDQPGYSHGSAISLCSPTVRCPVQRQPAPREDEAGSEEYMNMDLRPPRRPACQESFVAKAGRACPLPTGAGGVCRPSRVMPNSQDYVTMQVGGPCPGCADASLSYVVMQASKASEESGVPAAAAPAPSLPFTAAPPSLPQHQGQAELASRPSLLGGPKGPGGISAFTRVNLSPSRNQSAKVIRADPQGCRRRHSSETFSSTPSASRGSSVTVPFGAAAAGGSGATGSSEDVKRHSSASFENVWLKPGDVGGPPSRKETSQMSGAAAGLENGLNYIDLDLVKDFNHRPQECPPLLQPPHQPCGSGGASGNGCSNEDLSAYASISFQKQPEDLP